In Nicotiana tabacum cultivar K326 chromosome 2, ASM71507v2, whole genome shotgun sequence, the following proteins share a genomic window:
- the LOC107796358 gene encoding rop guanine nucleotide exchange factor 7 yields the protein MEKEVSLQFQPQLKHFIPINTCTKSKNHTPGPLSVFKFQVCKSFKNLYQKAKVSKGFGSKRFEFDEVVVVTNNSVYCASPGFLVDDKMEVLADKKDGTEGNFDGFEVNDSKVESFVYEEEGGESSLSSEFLISEGTVNDEHSSSEDSCSPPSIVWHIKKNEVQHCGNSGESEEVEKPQVDNRKLAKQGSCLSEVEMMKERFSKLLLGEDMSGCGNGVCTALVISNAITNLCATLFGQIWRLEPLPTEKSLMWRREMEWLLCVSNYIVELTPSWQTFPDGTKLEVMTSRPRLDLYVNLPALRKLDNMLLEILDSFRNNEFWYVDQGILGEDADGSSSFRNPLPRQEEKWWLPVPRVPIDGLSENAKKQLQHKRDWTNQILKAAMAINSNTLAEMEVPESYLENLPKNGKASLGDLIHRYITSDQFSPECLLDCLDLSSEHQALEIANRVEASVYVWRRRTHPKSSNIMLRSNSKSSWDMVKDLVSDVDKRELLADRAESLLLCLKQRFPGLPQTTLDMSKIQYNKDVGKSILESYSRVLECLAFNIVARIDDLIYVDDLTKHSDQFIPISKVGIIAHKSIGTPLSRHVSGSQIKAPFSTPIFSPSQHISPAKGDRSQFSQFGFGVKKMLTDYWSVSDSKGKDYSYSNELKRSDSFSSTAQEVSATASVGSSECSREIVSPLTHDSPGEQ from the exons ATGGAAAAAGAGGTTTCTCTGCAATTTCAGCCACAGCTCAAGCATTTTATTCCTATAAACACTTGTACAAAATCCAAGAATCATACCCCTGGCCCTTTATCAGTATTCAAATTTCAAGTTTGTAAATCTTTCAAGAATCTGTATCAAAAAGCAAAAGTGTCAAAAGGTTTTGGCAGTAAAAGGTTTGAATTTGATGAGGTTGTAGTAGTGACAAACAACTCAGTTTATTGCGCTTCTCCTGGTTTTCTTGTTGATGATAAAATGGAGGTTTTGGCTGACAAGAAAGATGGAACAGAagggaattttgatggttttgaggTGAATGACAGTAAAGTTGAGTCTTTTGTGTATGAAGAGGAAGGAGGAGAGAGCAGTTTAAGTTCTGAATTTTTGATTTCTGAGGGAACTGTGAATGATGAACATAGTAGCTCTGAAGATTCTTGTTCACCACCTTCAATTGTTTGGCATATTAAGAAGAATGAGGTGCAGCATTGTGGCAATTCTGGTGAGTCTGAAGAAGTAGAGAAACCACAAGTGGATAATAGGAAGTTAGCAAAACAAGGGTCTTGTTTATCAG AGGTTGAGATGATGAAGGAAAGATTTTCAAAGCTGCTGTTGGGTGAAGACATGTCTGGTTGTGGAAATGGGGTTTGCACGGCACTTGTAATTTCAAATGCTATAACTAATCTATGTG CTACACTTTTTGGGCAAATTTGGAGATTAGAACCTTTACCTACAGAGAAGAGCTTAATGTGGAGAAGAGAAATGGAATGGCTTCTTTGTGTTAGTAATTACATTGTAGAATTGACACCCTCTTGGCAGACATTTCCAGATGGCACTAAGCTTGAG GTTATGACTTCTAGGCCGCGGTTGGACCTTTATGTCAACCTTCCAGCACTCCGAAAACTAGACAATATGTTACTT GAGATTTTAGACAGTTTCAGAAACAATGAATTCTGGTATGTTGACCAGGGGATCTTAGGGGAAGACGCTGATGGATCGTCCTCTTTTCGAAATCCTCTCCCTCGTCAAGAGGAGAAATGGTGGCTTCCTGTTCCTAGAGTCCCCATCGATGGTCTCAGCGAAAATGCAAAAAAGCAGTTGCAGCACAAACGCGACTGGACAAACCAAATCTTGAAAGCTGCAATGGCTATTAACAGCAACACCTTAGCTGAAATGGAGGTTCCTGAATCATATCTTGAAAATCTTCCTAAG AATGGAAAAGCTAGCTTAGGTGATCTTATTCACCGATATATCACCTCAGATCAGTTTTCACCTGAATGTTTGCTTGACTGCCTTGATTTATCTTCTGAGCATCAAGCATTAGAAATAGCAAACAGAGTGGAGGCCTCAGTTTACGTGTGGCGCAGAAGAACTCACCCAAAATCCTCAAATATTATGCTCCGATCCAATTCAAAGTCCTCGTGGGATATGGTTAAAGATTTAGTGAGTGATGTTGATAAGAGGGAGCTGCTTGCCGATAGAGCTGAAAGCCTATTGCTTTGCTTAAAACAACGGTTTCCTGGTCTTCCTCAGACCACCTTAGACATGAGCAAGATCCAATATAACAAG GATGTTGGCAAATCAATATTGGAGAGCTACTCAAGAGTTCTTGAGTGCCTGGCATTCAATATTGTGGCTCGTATCGATGACCTTATTTACGTGGATGATTTGACTAAGCACTCAGATCAATTTATTCCAATCTCCAAAGTAGGCATCATTGCGCATAAAAGCATTGGAACTCCACTCTCGCGACATGTCTCGGGTAGTCAGATTAAAGCTCCTTTCTCCACACCAATCTTCTCGCCTTCTCAACATATTAGTCCAGCAAAGGGAGATAGATCACAGTTTTCTCAGTTTGGTTTTGGTGTGAAAAAGATGTTGACTGATTATTGGAGTGTTAGTGATTCTAAAGGGAAGGACTACAGCTACAGCAATGAACTTAAGAGATCAGATTCATTTTCGAGCACAGCTCAAGAAGTTTCAGCGACAGCATCAGTAGGCTCCTCTGAATGTTCAAGAGAAATTGTCAGCCCATTGACACATGACTCACCTGGAGAACAGTAA
- the LOC107796360 gene encoding uncharacterized protein LOC107796360 has protein sequence MEGTKPTSSSFTSDLFGSKESSASSTSGIFGSIFPPPSKGPGSVHSETVQPKQDPVIQERNTKGGYSGSTTPSNEAASQTAQNKQTNSFYQNEKVQPCHLSSSIYYGGQDVYSFPQNNQNSNYTTFNKDNGEDDSSSASRGNWWQGSLYY, from the exons ATGGAAGGAACAAAGCCAACGAGTTCTTCATTTACTTCTGATCTTTTTGGTTCTAAGGAGTCTTCTGCTTCTTCAACTTCTGGGATTTTTGGCTCTATTTTCCCACCTCCTTCTAAG GGTCCTGGATCGGTACATTCGGAGACGGTTCAACCGAAGCAAGATCCTGTGATTCAGGAACGAAATACTAAAGGTGGATATTCAG GAAGTACTACTCCTAGCAATGAAGCTGCTAGCCAAACCGCACAAAATAAGCAGACAAATTCATTTTATCAGAATGAAAAAGTACAGCCATGCCATCTTAGCTCATCAATATACTATGGCGGGCAAGATGTCTATTCATTTCCTCAAAATAACCAGAATTCTAACTACACAACT TTCAACAAAGATAATGGTGAAGATGATTCTAGCAGCGCGTCTAGAGGAAACTGGTGGCAAG GGTCTTTATATTATTGA